A single window of Syntrophus aciditrophicus SB DNA harbors:
- a CDS encoding DUF6978 family protein, which produces MAGIISDQEIENLIQEPKILPGDYHQRIQVRPKRGHKERELDIKGGSGNDFRLILRQSTFNALDFSIILAFRPAKSNVIFRLRRYNGKSHEHTNLIEDVSFYEYHIHQATERYQLLGAREDSYAEPTDRFSDFYQAVSCLMEDCGFEIPSGAQRSLFEEM; this is translated from the coding sequence ATGGCTGGTATCATATCCGATCAGGAAATTGAGAATTTGATCCAAGAACCAAAGATTCTTCCAGGTGATTATCATCAAAGAATTCAGGTTCGTCCAAAAAGAGGCCATAAGGAACGAGAGTTGGATATTAAAGGGGGAAGCGGAAATGACTTTCGCCTGATTCTAAGGCAAAGCACATTTAATGCGCTTGATTTCTCTATTATTTTGGCTTTCAGACCGGCAAAATCAAACGTGATCTTTCGGCTGAGGCGGTATAACGGAAAAAGCCATGAGCATACGAATCTGATTGAAGATGTATCGTTTTATGAATATCACATTCACCAGGCCACAGAAAGGTACCAGCTATTAGGGGCACGAGAAGACTCTTATGCCGAACCCACGGATCGTTTTTCCGATTTTTATCAAGCTGTTTCTTGTCTCATGGAAGATTGCGGATTTGAAATTCCTTCAGGCGCTCAGAGATCATTGTTCGAGGAGATGTGA
- a CDS encoding 3'-5' exonuclease translates to MISNRRVQLDMLAQELGNLGLPYDPPRGAALTSEYEAIRAVYSVLRIARDNSSGEEDYPAHRDLLEVLSGVGSATAKGVADACISNNQNFRQLFYLPTCPTWFSGRCPSAVQRVMATVQTVRTWSMSDTLAARSGDITTLLSSQVFTSGRNAANSLSIWNTLIGSLPAQMTLEELLQFLAADSESDQQAILDLVNQRIGGAQPQAQVPVQKRIRILTMHGAKGLSGKVVFIPSTEQGLMPNFRALQATGLLIEQRRLFYVSVTRAMACCIASHAAQHSGAQAMALTQRSVARLTRSQFLNEMSVPSVTRNTGLSQAEAAAIVAEVNNL, encoded by the coding sequence TTGATATCCAATCGCCGGGTCCAGCTCGACATGCTGGCCCAGGAGCTTGGTAACCTCGGCCTTCCCTATGATCCTCCGCGAGGCGCGGCGCTCACAAGTGAGTATGAGGCCATCAGGGCGGTCTATTCGGTGCTTCGGATCGCCAGGGACAACTCGTCCGGCGAAGAAGATTATCCGGCGCATCGGGACCTGCTTGAGGTTCTCTCCGGTGTCGGAAGCGCCACGGCAAAAGGGGTCGCGGATGCCTGCATTTCCAACAACCAGAACTTCCGCCAGCTCTTTTATCTTCCAACGTGCCCGACCTGGTTTTCCGGACGCTGCCCCTCGGCGGTTCAGCGCGTCATGGCGACCGTTCAAACGGTTAGAACGTGGAGCATGAGCGACACCTTGGCAGCTCGGAGCGGCGACATCACGACCCTCCTATCATCGCAGGTGTTCACATCAGGGCGTAATGCTGCCAATAGCCTGTCGATATGGAATACCCTGATAGGCTCGCTTCCGGCCCAGATGACACTTGAAGAGCTTCTGCAATTTCTTGCGGCCGACAGCGAGTCGGATCAGCAGGCCATCCTTGATCTGGTCAACCAGCGAATTGGCGGTGCTCAACCTCAAGCCCAAGTACCCGTTCAGAAGCGTATCAGGATTCTGACCATGCATGGTGCCAAAGGACTCAGCGGGAAGGTCGTGTTCATCCCGAGTACGGAACAGGGCCTCATGCCGAATTTCAGGGCCTTGCAGGCCACCGGGCTGCTCATTGAACAGCGACGTCTGTTTTACGTGTCCGTCACCCGGGCTATGGCTTGCTGCATCGCGTCGCACGCGGCTCAACATTCGGGTGCTCAGGCGATGGCTCTGACTCAGAGGTCTGTTGCACGTCTAACGCGCTCTCAGTTTCTGAACGAGATGAGTGTTCCAAGCGTTACTCGAAACACCGGTTTGAGCCAAGCTGAAGCGGCGGCAATAGTAGCAGAGGTGAACAACTTATGA
- a CDS encoding DUF1156 domain-containing protein has product MNDRRLIEDYLPVNSVGEAASSEPRTKGHISTLHVWRARRPLVACRAAVYGALVPASLFIPENGPDNKKQSLGRANVAKFVDRLCKYPGNQIVIKDAQRHILEAHAERLTRETGKTVTVEEIEAGKAPRPMVLDMFAGGGAIPIEAARLGCESHALDLNPVAYLIELCTVTFPQQFGAELADDIEKWGKTILKRTQEAVSDVLARIPVARKQPRAIQRTLGDGNETPADEYSVVAYYWTRTIPCPNPQCKGTVPLYRQTWLRNKSSGYVALKPVPDMGRRIMRFQVVEARSASALGFDPSTGSAGSSTACPFCQTALDGPYVRRYGDEKGFGQQLMCVIALNPDGPGKLYLVDESLAAIEAEHQAMSEQRATEIERELGPSSLDEEIPPTGNAGLATGNSYLYGIRTFRQAFTPRQRYVLLTLAREVHHVYQEMLKQGVETERAKAIATYLGLWVSRLTDKCNGLARWNNGRETIESLTSMKRFAMMWDFPEVNLFGGATGDAWGSLEYITAAVRREGQFRNPVKVVRGSAAELPYDNGIFDAVITDPPYYDNESYSELSDVCYVWLRPTIGFLYPEHFAGQLTPKKKECVAAAYRQGGKQQARNYYEDTLFQSLQEAHRVTKPGGILIVVYAHKTTLGWATLVDALRRAGYEVAEAWPLTTETKARVAHQGDAALASSIFLVARRREAPETGSYEDQVRQDLEKIVRERVDSLWKMGITGADLVIAAVGAGLRAFTKFARVEYANGEEVPAEKFLAEVEGVVLETLLEKIFGVSGSGVAAVDGPSRFYVLWRYAYKAAEMDAGEAIVFTYGQNVELDGQNGLSSGSRALVEKKKGKYRLRDFAERGDDEKLGVPKDDGKAAPLIDILHRILWLVENQPRNLNDFLDEARPDRERLRLVAQTLAGTALAGRKDDGPEHTLATTPAEGAALKKLVANWRALIDQRLAAREGTLFELIRNSEAKK; this is encoded by the coding sequence TTGAACGACCGCAGACTCATAGAAGACTATCTGCCCGTGAACTCGGTCGGGGAAGCTGCTTCGAGTGAGCCCCGTACTAAGGGGCACATTTCGACCTTACATGTATGGCGTGCGCGGCGGCCCTTGGTGGCATGCCGGGCTGCGGTGTACGGGGCGTTGGTGCCGGCATCGTTATTTATCCCGGAGAATGGACCGGACAACAAGAAACAGAGTCTGGGCCGGGCTAACGTAGCCAAATTTGTTGATCGGCTCTGCAAGTATCCGGGCAACCAAATCGTCATCAAAGACGCGCAGAGGCACATCCTCGAAGCCCATGCCGAGCGCTTGACGAGAGAGACGGGCAAGACCGTTACGGTCGAGGAGATCGAGGCAGGAAAAGCACCACGCCCTATGGTGCTGGATATGTTCGCGGGCGGCGGGGCCATTCCAATTGAAGCTGCCCGACTGGGATGTGAGTCACATGCTCTCGACCTCAATCCGGTCGCTTATCTCATCGAATTGTGCACCGTCACCTTCCCGCAGCAATTCGGAGCGGAGCTGGCTGACGATATCGAGAAGTGGGGAAAAACCATTCTGAAGCGGACGCAAGAGGCGGTGTCCGACGTCCTTGCACGCATACCGGTTGCACGGAAGCAACCGAGGGCAATCCAAAGAACCCTTGGGGATGGAAATGAAACGCCAGCCGACGAGTATTCTGTCGTCGCTTACTACTGGACGCGGACCATCCCATGTCCGAATCCACAGTGCAAAGGAACCGTACCGCTCTATCGACAGACCTGGTTGAGAAATAAATCCTCCGGTTACGTGGCCTTGAAGCCGGTACCGGACATGGGCAGACGCATCATGCGTTTTCAGGTGGTCGAAGCTCGGTCTGCATCGGCGCTCGGCTTTGATCCGTCCACCGGGAGCGCTGGATCATCCACGGCATGCCCCTTCTGTCAAACCGCTCTCGATGGTCCCTATGTCCGCAGGTATGGCGACGAGAAAGGCTTCGGCCAGCAGCTCATGTGCGTGATTGCGCTCAATCCCGACGGACCTGGCAAGTTGTATCTTGTCGATGAATCGCTTGCGGCAATAGAGGCCGAGCATCAAGCCATGTCCGAACAGCGGGCAACGGAGATCGAGCGAGAGCTTGGACCAAGCAGTCTGGATGAAGAGATTCCGCCGACCGGCAACGCCGGGCTTGCCACAGGGAACAGCTATCTATACGGCATCCGGACGTTCCGCCAGGCGTTCACGCCGCGACAACGGTACGTTCTCTTGACGTTGGCGCGCGAGGTGCACCATGTCTACCAAGAGATGCTTAAACAGGGAGTGGAGACGGAACGGGCAAAGGCCATCGCGACATACCTGGGGTTATGGGTCAGTCGTCTTACTGACAAGTGCAATGGATTAGCCAGATGGAATAATGGTCGGGAAACCATTGAGAGTCTCACATCGATGAAGCGTTTCGCGATGATGTGGGATTTTCCTGAAGTGAATCTCTTCGGTGGCGCTACCGGAGATGCATGGGGTAGCCTCGAATACATTACTGCTGCTGTCAGACGTGAAGGGCAATTCCGTAACCCTGTTAAAGTCGTGCGCGGTTCCGCCGCCGAACTGCCATATGACAACGGCATCTTCGATGCGGTGATTACCGATCCCCCTTACTACGACAACGAAAGCTACTCGGAGCTTTCCGATGTCTGTTACGTCTGGCTGCGGCCTACCATCGGCTTTCTCTACCCTGAGCATTTCGCTGGCCAACTTACGCCGAAGAAAAAGGAATGCGTCGCCGCAGCTTATCGCCAGGGGGGAAAGCAGCAGGCGCGGAACTATTATGAGGACACCCTGTTTCAGTCCTTGCAAGAAGCCCATCGTGTCACGAAACCTGGCGGCATCCTGATCGTCGTCTATGCCCATAAGACCACCCTTGGGTGGGCGACTCTTGTGGATGCGCTTCGGCGTGCCGGATATGAAGTTGCCGAAGCCTGGCCTCTTACTACCGAAACAAAGGCCCGAGTGGCTCACCAAGGAGACGCGGCCCTTGCCTCAAGCATTTTTCTCGTAGCCCGGCGACGTGAAGCACCTGAGACAGGCTCGTATGAGGATCAAGTCCGTCAAGACCTGGAGAAGATCGTCCGCGAGCGCGTTGATTCGCTCTGGAAAATGGGCATCACCGGCGCGGACCTGGTCATCGCCGCAGTGGGTGCAGGGCTCCGCGCCTTCACCAAATTTGCCCGCGTGGAGTACGCCAACGGCGAGGAGGTCCCGGCCGAGAAATTCCTGGCGGAGGTGGAAGGTGTCGTGCTGGAGACGCTTCTCGAAAAGATCTTCGGCGTGAGCGGCAGCGGGGTCGCCGCCGTTGACGGCCCGAGCCGGTTTTACGTGCTCTGGCGCTACGCTTACAAAGCGGCCGAGATGGACGCGGGCGAGGCCATCGTTTTCACCTACGGCCAGAATGTTGAGCTGGACGGCCAGAACGGACTTTCGTCCGGAAGCCGCGCGCTGGTCGAGAAGAAGAAAGGTAAGTACAGGCTGCGGGATTTCGCCGAACGGGGTGATGACGAAAAGCTGGGGGTGCCAAAGGATGACGGCAAAGCCGCCCCGCTGATCGACATCCTGCACCGCATCCTCTGGCTGGTGGAAAACCAGCCCAGGAATCTGAATGACTTCCTCGACGAGGCGCGGCCGGACCGAGAGCGGTTGCGTCTGGTAGCCCAGACCCTGGCAGGAACTGCGCTGGCCGGCAGGAAGGACGACGGACCGGAACACACACTGGCGACCACGCCGGCGGAAGGGGCTGCACTTAAGAAACTCGTCGCCAACTGGCGGGCGCTCATCGACCAACGGCTGGCCGCCAGGGAAGGAACCCTATTTGAACTCATTCGAAATTCGGAGGCCAAAAAGTGA
- a CDS encoding DUF1828 domain-containing protein, whose protein sequence is MNLERIEQDFRIKVSEKLRVKSEGIERFRVFVPFMFEDGDHLSIVMRKGDDQWILTDEGHTYMHLTYDLEEKDLQRGTRQKIITNALSVFKVEDREGELITKISNDQYGDALYSFVQALLRITDITYLSRERVRSTFMEDFRSFIEEAVPQNRREFDWHDPSHDPEGKYLIDCKINGMPKPLFVHAMPGDDKTRDATITLLQFEKWGLAFRSVAIFEDQEQINRKVLARFSDVCEKQFSNLSGNRDRIKRYFDEVMGE, encoded by the coding sequence ATGAACTTGGAAAGAATCGAACAGGATTTTCGAATAAAAGTATCAGAAAAATTACGAGTAAAGAGTGAGGGCATTGAGCGTTTCCGTGTCTTTGTGCCCTTTATGTTCGAAGATGGAGACCACCTTTCCATAGTCATGAGAAAGGGTGATGATCAATGGATACTCACGGATGAGGGACATACGTACATGCACCTCACATATGATTTGGAGGAAAAGGATCTTCAACGGGGGACAAGGCAAAAAATCATCACAAACGCGTTATCCGTATTCAAAGTCGAGGATCGAGAGGGAGAACTCATAACCAAGATAAGCAACGATCAGTACGGAGACGCGCTATATAGCTTTGTACAGGCTTTACTCAGAATTACGGATATCACTTATCTCTCGCGTGAAAGAGTCCGTTCGACTTTTATGGAAGATTTTCGATCGTTCATTGAGGAAGCGGTGCCCCAAAACAGACGAGAGTTTGACTGGCACGATCCTTCACACGATCCGGAAGGAAAGTATTTGATTGACTGCAAGATCAATGGGATGCCCAAGCCGCTTTTTGTTCACGCGATGCCCGGAGATGATAAGACGCGCGATGCCACCATCACTCTTCTGCAATTCGAAAAGTGGGGTCTTGCATTTCGTTCCGTAGCCATCTTTGAAGACCAGGAACAAATCAACCGGAAAGTATTGGCCAGATTCAGCGATGTCTGCGAGAAGCAATTTTCAAACTTGAGTGGAAACCGAGACAGAATCAAACGATATTTTGACGAGGTCATGGGTGAATAA
- a CDS encoding helix-turn-helix domain-containing protein, giving the protein MAKKPGDVLTIEELAAYLKIPKSTLYKLVREGKIPSQKVGRHWRFLKGAIDEWLKRQE; this is encoded by the coding sequence ATGGCTAAAAAGCCGGGAGACGTACTGACCATCGAAGAGTTGGCCGCTTACCTGAAGATTCCAAAATCCACGCTTTACAAACTCGTACGGGAAGGAAAAATCCCCTCTCAAAAGGTAGGGCGTCATTGGCGTTTCCTTAAAGGTGCCATTGATGAATGGCTGAAAAGGCAGGAATAA
- a CDS encoding helicase-related protein — translation MSDNRLVSQIGQRVMLPGHFDVPVVLEDARPLGSGDSAGYECRVRLPDGSLEEAVISAEEIASILGRETVKAESMTPVDAEKLRLLIESTRIRLAYAHDQQFAVSLSGIRTLPHQIEAVYRAMLPQPRLRFLLADDPGAGKTIMAGLLVKELKLREAIERILILCPAPLTIQWQDEMLRWFGEPFDIIFSAVDQQQLTNPWQRSSQIIASIDYAKQEDVRERVWQQRWDLVIIDEAHKCSARTASGGQNRESKVTTTKRYDLALHLTYQADHVLLLTATPHHGDEDKFAHFLRLIDPDLFPEPHRLGKQASAIRKDVFRLGKDSPWCLRRLKEDLRDANGKRLFPDRHTKTVTFRLNSDEYTLYKSVTAYINEFIPQQTGQRRSSAALTRTVLQRRLVSSTCAIHESLKRRLKKQEDLLEELEGLTPSQRAKRLAALQGRLPDAEQDEDDLDDAVRDQLADEYTAALELEQLRAEISALRELVEQARRVREDANDSKLAALKKCLGEAQFLELKDGRGKLLIFTEHRDTLGYVRDHLERWGFSTCEIHGGMNPHERKRAQEVFRTGAQVCIATEAAGEGINLQFCHLMINYDMPWNPTRLEQRLGRIHRIGQDRDVYAFNFVATDSEDGQPIVEGRILHRLLEKLDQMNEALEGRVFDVIGEVLSLNDVNLPDMLRDAAYDPRRLDEYLDQIDRINPAKLKEYEEATGIALARSHVDFSAFQRRNLEVEERRLMPRYVEAQFVSAAREVGLRVEPRADGLWRIEHILADLRSERLRSVQKVGKAESSYRKITFHKHHLEKDAHVDAILMGPGHPLYAAVDEKLNERLMELVGGIGFFVDPLCKEPYRIHLFEISIRGKDSKGSDVPLYGELVAVREERGNYEVIPSDILLNLAAHPHPPQEIEATSIQGATDFLKRTYQLECRARCQAERQHFAQVCREYLEKSFKARIDRAQERAMLLAAEVFSKPEYKLPADEARKYVDELQRARQERLDGLKRLEIARTGPVKHVGTAFILAPDADTQAQLADLTDELDPNIRRQSEIAAEDKVIEALVAEGFPQDRIERVGHLKLGFDIRAHRIADKATGEVFVKRIEVKGRLRGQPVRLTTNEWYKAQQLAETYWLYVVWNPLGDSPELVRIHNPVAKLDHAKREIVAARFYEIPAEAVMSIVHIDSEKNPML, via the coding sequence ATGAGCGATAATCGCCTGGTATCTCAGATTGGGCAGCGCGTAATGCTTCCGGGACATTTTGATGTTCCTGTTGTTTTGGAAGATGCGCGGCCGCTTGGGTCAGGCGATTCGGCGGGTTACGAGTGTCGTGTCCGGCTTCCCGACGGCTCATTGGAAGAAGCAGTAATTTCAGCTGAAGAGATTGCGTCAATTCTGGGGAGAGAAACAGTTAAAGCTGAATCAATGACTCCGGTTGACGCCGAAAAACTTCGCCTCCTTATAGAATCGACCCGGATCCGCCTCGCCTATGCTCACGATCAGCAGTTTGCTGTGAGCCTGTCGGGCATCCGCACTCTTCCACACCAGATCGAAGCGGTATACCGGGCGATGCTTCCACAGCCCAGATTGCGGTTTCTTCTAGCGGATGACCCTGGCGCAGGAAAGACAATCATGGCCGGTCTCCTGGTGAAGGAACTGAAGCTTCGGGAAGCGATTGAACGCATTCTCATTTTATGTCCCGCTCCGCTCACTATTCAATGGCAGGATGAGATGCTCCGATGGTTTGGGGAGCCGTTCGACATAATCTTTTCTGCAGTTGACCAGCAGCAATTGACCAATCCATGGCAGCGGTCTTCGCAGATCATCGCTTCCATCGATTACGCCAAACAAGAAGACGTGCGCGAGCGTGTCTGGCAACAGCGATGGGATCTCGTTATCATCGACGAAGCCCATAAGTGCTCGGCCCGCACCGCTTCGGGTGGTCAAAATCGTGAATCCAAGGTTACGACTACGAAAAGGTATGATCTGGCTTTACATCTTACTTACCAAGCGGATCATGTCCTTCTCCTTACCGCCACGCCCCACCATGGGGATGAAGACAAGTTTGCCCACTTTCTGAGGCTGATCGATCCCGATCTTTTCCCGGAACCTCACCGTCTCGGAAAGCAGGCGTCAGCCATTCGTAAGGATGTCTTTCGCCTCGGAAAGGACTCGCCCTGGTGTCTGCGCCGTCTGAAGGAGGACCTACGGGATGCGAACGGGAAGCGGCTCTTTCCGGACCGGCACACGAAGACAGTGACTTTCCGCCTGAATAGTGACGAGTACACGCTTTACAAGAGCGTCACCGCTTACATAAACGAATTCATTCCCCAGCAGACGGGGCAAAGACGTTCATCGGCGGCCCTGACGCGAACCGTTCTACAACGCCGATTGGTGAGTTCCACTTGCGCCATCCATGAATCGCTGAAGCGTCGATTGAAAAAACAAGAGGATCTCCTGGAAGAGCTTGAGGGGCTCACTCCCTCACAGCGTGCGAAGCGATTGGCCGCCTTGCAGGGACGGCTTCCTGATGCCGAGCAGGACGAAGATGATCTTGATGACGCGGTCCGCGATCAATTGGCTGATGAATACACGGCCGCACTGGAACTTGAGCAACTGCGCGCTGAAATCTCCGCCCTCCGGGAATTGGTTGAGCAAGCCCGACGTGTTCGGGAAGACGCAAATGATTCAAAACTGGCTGCATTGAAAAAGTGCCTTGGCGAGGCGCAGTTCCTTGAGCTGAAGGATGGACGGGGGAAGCTCCTGATTTTCACGGAGCACCGCGACACCCTGGGCTATGTGCGAGATCACCTTGAAAGGTGGGGTTTCAGCACCTGTGAAATCCACGGCGGCATGAATCCCCATGAGCGCAAACGGGCACAAGAGGTCTTCCGAACCGGAGCTCAGGTATGCATTGCAACGGAAGCCGCAGGTGAAGGCATCAATCTCCAGTTCTGTCATTTGATGATCAACTACGACATGCCCTGGAACCCGACGAGGCTGGAGCAGCGATTGGGCCGCATCCACCGCATCGGCCAGGATCGGGACGTGTACGCCTTCAACTTTGTGGCCACGGATTCTGAAGACGGCCAGCCCATTGTCGAGGGTCGGATTCTCCACCGCCTCCTGGAAAAGCTGGACCAGATGAACGAGGCTCTTGAAGGTCGTGTATTCGACGTGATCGGTGAGGTGCTGTCACTGAATGACGTTAATCTCCCCGACATGCTTCGCGATGCGGCTTATGACCCGAGGCGGCTTGATGAGTACCTCGATCAGATTGATCGCATCAATCCGGCCAAGCTCAAAGAATACGAAGAAGCCACTGGCATTGCGCTTGCGCGCAGCCACGTGGATTTTTCAGCGTTCCAGCGCCGTAACCTTGAGGTTGAGGAGCGTCGGCTCATGCCTCGCTATGTCGAAGCCCAGTTCGTCTCTGCCGCCAGGGAAGTAGGCTTGCGGGTCGAGCCGAGAGCCGATGGTTTATGGCGTATCGAGCATATCCTGGCGGATTTGCGCTCTGAACGACTCCGCTCCGTTCAGAAGGTCGGAAAAGCGGAATCGTCCTATCGAAAGATTACCTTCCATAAGCATCACCTTGAAAAGGACGCTCACGTTGATGCGATATTGATGGGGCCGGGACATCCCCTCTATGCGGCAGTAGACGAAAAACTCAACGAGCGTCTGATGGAGTTGGTCGGCGGCATTGGTTTTTTTGTCGATCCCTTATGTAAAGAACCTTACCGCATTCACCTTTTCGAGATATCAATACGCGGCAAGGACTCGAAGGGAAGCGACGTTCCGCTCTACGGCGAGCTTGTAGCCGTTCGGGAGGAAAGGGGAAATTACGAAGTAATCCCAAGCGACATACTTCTTAATCTGGCGGCGCATCCGCATCCGCCGCAGGAGATCGAAGCAACTTCCATACAAGGTGCCACTGATTTCCTGAAACGTACCTATCAACTCGAATGCCGCGCCCGTTGTCAGGCAGAGCGGCAGCATTTTGCCCAAGTCTGCCGGGAATACCTGGAAAAGTCGTTTAAAGCCCGGATCGACCGGGCTCAGGAACGGGCCATGCTGCTTGCAGCGGAGGTCTTCTCAAAGCCAGAATATAAACTGCCTGCAGATGAGGCCAGGAAATACGTTGATGAGCTTCAGCGTGCCCGTCAGGAGCGCCTCGATGGCCTGAAGCGGCTTGAGATTGCCAGGACGGGTCCGGTCAAGCATGTTGGGACGGCATTCATCCTCGCCCCTGACGCCGACACGCAGGCCCAACTCGCCGATCTGACCGACGAACTCGATCCGAATATCCGTCGGCAAAGCGAGATCGCTGCAGAAGACAAGGTGATTGAAGCGCTGGTTGCGGAGGGCTTCCCTCAGGACCGCATCGAGCGGGTCGGGCATCTGAAGTTGGGGTTCGACATCCGCGCCCACAGGATCGCCGATAAAGCTACCGGCGAGGTCTTCGTCAAGAGAATCGAGGTCAAGGGACGACTGCGGGGACAACCGGTACGGCTTACCACGAATGAATGGTACAAGGCGCAACAATTGGCGGAAACCTATTGGCTCTATGTAGTATGGAATCCGCTTGGAGATTCACCCGAGCTTGTGCGTATTCACAATCCAGTCGCTAAACTCGACCATGCAAAGAGGGAGATCGTGGCGGCAAGATTCTACGAGATCCCTGCAGAAGCTGTCATGAGCATTGTCCATATCGATTCTGAGAAGAATCCGATGCTGTAA